Sequence from the Panicum virgatum strain AP13 chromosome 5N, P.virgatum_v5, whole genome shotgun sequence genome:
GAAGCTCGACCACAGACAATGATGACCAAATCGACAAGCACAAGAATTCAAGATATGGACAATCAGTCACAGAAAACTCGAAGCTGACAGTGGAATCAAGCGAAGTGATATTTTGTCAGCAAGAGTCCCAAACTAATAAAAAAGAAGTTCTGGACTTTAGCGAAAACCTTGATAGATCTGATCAGGTCGGGCAGTGGTACCACAGTTGTGTTGCAAATGATATTCTATTGCTTGAAAATCAAATTCCATTCTTTGTTGTTCAGAGAATTTATAAACTAGTTGCTGGAGAAAGTGCTAATCCTTCGTCTCCTCAAAATGAGATTGCAGGATGTGTGGAAGGCCTGCTGCATTACTATCCCAAAGGAATCCTAAAGGCTGAAAGGCCAAGCGATTTTCACCATTTGCTTCACTTGTGCCATTTGTGCTTTCGACCAAGTAGGAAGTCGCAGGACGGCCATCAAATTTCTCAGAAGCCTAGTGGATTCATTGATTTTCTTCGTAAAGGACCTCCATACCTGAAACTTAATCATTGGCATACAGAGCGTAAATTATTATCGGAACAACACTGCCGTACTTCACGATATGGGCAACGGCGCTGGCGCCGCGTCATGCATTATCATGGTGCTGGCATAGAATTCAAGAAAAGGGAGTTTGGTGAACATAATCCTCATTCCCTTCTGGATATTACATTCATCGATGGGATAATGGTAGTGCCATGTTTGAGAATCGATACCAAGACAAATTCCCTATTCAGGAATTTGATTGGGTTTGAACAAACATGCCCTCGCTTTGGGAATGATTTCACTGCATATATTGCATGTCTCTCGCAGCTTATGAGCAAGCCCGATGACGTCAGTGTGCTTACTAAAAGAGGAATAATTGTGCATTACATGCGCTGTGACCAGGAAGTGTCGACCCTTCTATCGAGGCTTGGTAAGAATGTTGATTTTAACATGGGTGGCAGTTTTAACCTTAAAAACGTGTTCTTGGCAATGGAAGAGCACTATCAGAACCGTTTTAATAGATGGAAAGCATGGCTATGGCAGAATCATTTCAGGAACCCTTGGCTGGTTTTAGCTGTATTAGCAGCGGGCATCGTGCTTCTCTGCACAATTGTGCAGACATTAACATCTTTTTTAGCATATTTGAACCAATGATTGctggatgtatatcttgagAAACTGAAGCCTGTATGTTAAGCTGGATTGCTGGAAGGACCTCTTCCCTTTTGGTGGACGATTGGCCTACTCGCTGTGTTCTCACAACACCCATAATTTACATGTTTAACTCCAATATAGAATTCATTTTTACATGATGATTTCCCTAATCTTATCTTATTTTCGTTCCTAAAATGTTTCTTGACTACAGCTTCACGATCTCACTGTTGAAACATACACGGAGATAAGGTAGAAGCCATTGTCAACAATTTCGTTCCCTTGTTTCATATACAGAGGAATCTGTTTTCTACGTAGTAATTTTATTTCATCCTTTTGCTGGAGTTTTCATTAAACTATGTTCATTGGTCATTCTGAGCCGATGTTCGACTTGGGGCCAGTTTAATAAATTAGTCTCTCCTCTTTTAGCCCCTTTTACCCATAAAGGATTTAAATGGGTGGAGTTATTTGGGGCTTAAGTGAATTAGCACCCCTCAAAAAATTAGCCCCTTCAAGATGTACTTATTGGGACTATCTCTACGTGAACCCCACCAAAAAGTGATTTCTCCTCGCCCCATGCATGGAAGGTAGAGCTAATGATTGGGATGTATGCTTTAGTTCTCAAATTAGCCTATGGATCCAAATAACTCTAGAGTCTAAACTTTAGAGGTCTAATTCAATGGCAAAACTTTAATCCTCAAATTTGCCAAGGGCTAAAGATCCAATCAGGGCCTTGGTACAGTTTCGTATAATGCCTGATGACGCTTGTTGCTGGTGCGTTTACAAATTTTCCAATTTGACACGATTGCTGGTGCGTTTACAAATTTTCCAATTTGACACGATGTACGTCCATTTCCCCTCAATCTTTTTTGTACTGAATGCTGCTTGAGTTTTTGTTTGATACTCAATGCTGCTTGACGTTGAAGTTTGCTGAACGAAGAGTTGTAATGTAAAGAGAGATGACAGGATAATTGGTAGGTTTGGATGtccgctcggctcggctcagctcgGTCCAGCTTGTTAATGTAACGAGCTATCTCGGCTCGGCTCACTAGCTAAGCGAGCAGAAATATGAGCTCGGCTAGGCTCGTGAGGAGCTCGACCCAGCACGTTTTAGCTTGCGAGCTACCACAGGAAACAAGATCTCTGATACATGAAGGTTCAACTCGAATTCAATATCCCGATGTTGCAACAGTAAAGAATAATGAATAGATGATTGTGCAAGTCTGGAAGAAACTCCGAAGTCGATTTCCACAAACCTACAATCTGTCCATCACAAATCCAACGCACCATATGCTCCGTTTTGTATTTCCACGTGAGTCCCAGTAATAAGAGGATTTTTACATATTTGCTATTATAATGGTTGCCACAAGTTCAAAAACCACTTTTAAAATGACTCTTACAGATTTGCCAtatgataaaatttttactCTTTATTTTGCCATTTTTATCTAGCTACCACACTACGCATGCACACCACGGTAGCTCCAGTCAGCGAGGGAACACGAAATGACCACCCCTATGTTGATGCGAAAAATTGCCCCGCCGGACGCTCCATGTATGCTAGGGTCGGGGAGATCTGCTTCGATCCAACATACCGAACCCAATAGGCGCGTGTTTGGTGCGCTAGGCATGCCAGTTAATTTGACATGCAATTGATAAAAAGGATAGACGTTAGATGCAAAAGGCTATCGGCTAGCCAGTCGATGTAGATGATGCCCACAATCGATTATCATGTAGCCAGACGCGGGGATGCAAGCCATGCTTAAAGCAGCGTAGCTCATGAGCAACACCTATATCGAAGTCAAAATTGGCCTGCGTGATCAGATTATGGGAGGTAACCGATCAAGATACATTTAAGCTGAATAACTTGTGATAAAAACTTAAAGCAACCTAGATTAAATAGATTAACCTAGCAAGACCTAAGCAGATGTCAATAACTTGTGGTAAAAATTTAAAGCAGACCAGATTAAACGCATTAACCTAGCAAGATTTAAGCAATTACCGATAACTTGGTGATATAAGTAATAACAAGCTAGATTAACGGATCAATTAACCTAACAAATTGATAACTTTTATCAATAAATTGATGAGCAAACCAGACCCCATTGGACGGATCTAGAGTGCTCGAAACAGGTGAATAAGTTAAAGCCCGCCGAATGGATCTAACTTACTCAATAACTTTGAACAAAATAAACAGAGGAAGAAGCGATGCGCTGTCAATCTGGATCTGTCTACGCAATTTGACATGGAACTTACTAGCAAGCGATGAACGTGCTTGCTGAGAAGAactcgaaaaaagaaaaaaaaaagctactgCAACTATAGCAAAGTCGCTTGCAGAAAAGTAGATGTACTGAATGTATAAAAGttttgtttggatgtagttgatcaaaatttacaaatatcggaggtctgctatttatagcctaaacCTAGACCCCGTTGCCGATACGGCAAAATTACAATTTGCGAAACACGAAATCAAACTTACCTAATTGAATgatataaaatctaaaagataaCTTTCTGATTTTAACCACCAGCTCTTTCCTTAGCTCCATCGGCTACGACGTCTTTCTCTGGCCCACAGGCCCAATTTGCTTCAGCTCTTCTCTTTACTTCAGCATCGGCCTATTCTCATCGGCCGTTTGTCTAAAAAATTGACACATggaaaaaaatggtgtcaacacttGCCCCTATTTTTAGAGTGAATATAATTTTactctcaaaattctcctgtAGTCCGATTAGTCTCCTCCTCTGCGTGGATTCTGACTCCGCACAGCTGATTTCTCGCATTCCGTGCGAGCGGCAAACTGGAAAATTCTTCTTTGTCCTTAGCCTTCTACATTTCTGCCCGCTCATTCGGAACGCGGGGGTTTTCCATCCGTCTTTTTACCTCTGATCTATTTCCATTTCGCCCCTGGGTCAAGACGCTTCATCTCTTCCCTCAGTTGATTCAGCTCCACCTCTGTGTtatcataaatagaaatatcaGAACAGCAACCCCAAGCCCCATCGGCTGCTAAAGCTTCACCTCTTTCAAGAAAAACCATCGTCAGTTTTTCGCACAACAATAGCCAGCAGCAAATGTCCAGGCGAGGGCTCTTCCTATCACTCACCGGCCATCCGTCGCCACCTCGGGTAAGGACTGTAGCGACGATGAGGCTTCTAGCATGCCTCGCCGATTTCCTTTCCCATTGCAGGTGGATCTTTTTTTTCGGTGCTGATGAGCGCTTGGTGACCTGCTAGGAGGTTGCTCATGCTGGGCAGCTAGCTCCGGAGAACAAAATCCATGCCATTCATGCCCAACTCATTGACGCCAACACCCCAGGTAGGATTTTTTTTCTGTCAAAGAAAATCCTCTTCTGATATAACATCAACTTTTAATTAAGCTGTCTTTGTTTTCCTCTCTTAGCCCTGGAATTCCAAGTCCAGGCCTATTGGATATTTTAGCGTCacatccgcaagcgcatggatatcgTTGTAACTTTCACAACAGAGTATTCCAAAAGTTATCAAATCCACAGAAAACATGTGTGCTTACTCCTATTCttatcggtccaaggacacaccaaaaTAAGTGgaaagggtagagaggattcctaagttAGCACTATAGCTGAGTTAAAgatcgatctctcgggcacaatactcgcatCGGGCACCAGCTTACGCTTGGTCTGCCAGGTGACTCCGACCAACCGCTCTATGATATATCCAAACGTGGAGGGTTACGAAGGAACCAAtagagctgtcaccacctgtaaCACCCCGGATGTTTCCACAATCCGTAGGCTACATAATAATAACACAAGTATAAATATTATACAAAATTTCAAGAGAGTTTCCCCTGTAAATAGTACATACTGGACAAACAGATTATATCACAAGATACCAAAATAGCATACGAATGAAGAATAAGCATCACAGCCCATCCCAACAACAAAATAAGTTGATCTGACCAACCACATGAACGTCGCAACCATGGATTGAATAAATCAACCAAGCTTAACCATGTACTCTAGGCACCAATTAAGATATAAGCATGTGTAAACAAATGTATGTGCTCTTGCAGACCATCTACTCCCCATTCCTATGCATGCCGCAGTCAATTGGAACCTAAAAACTGAATAAACACAAAGGTGAGTAACAATACTCAGCAAGTACAATTAGAACAAAAAAGAACATACATGAACCATGAAGGAATAAACAATTGTGAAACGGTAGTTTCTGTCTGAAACGGACCCAACTTGAAACATCCTTTGCATTTACCGGTAAGGCCGAGCAAGTAGGGGCAGCACTTACTCACAGAAATATGAATAAATAACTAAATTGCACATCTAGATCTACCGGAACATGAATggaattttaaaaaatagtttGAAACTTGAATCATGAAACATGAACAACTAATGGACTTGAGTATCATACTCCCGAGATAAAGCCATAGGATAGCATAAGAAAAGAGATGGCAAGCAAATTGCCAAGAAACAGTTCATCATGCATTTGCCTTAACCTTGATGAGAACCTGGCGTATCACTTTCGACTCTAGAACTCTTCAAACCTGTGCAAAAATCCATGTTTAGGTACTAGCATAAGTTACACAACTACAAATTTTGGTTTATCCAGAAATTTGAGTACAAGCTGCTGGCTCACTAATCTGACCGTATCTTTTGATTCGCTTAAGCAAATGCAACAAATAAATACATCTCGAACGACTATAGAAAATTTCTAACATCTTTTGTTACAAGTGAGAGAGAAAATTTGGACTCTAATTTCATCGAAAACAGATAAACATATACCTGCACAGATTTTAACCTAGTCGGGCAGCAGTACTAATTTGACCATTACTCGTAAACCACTATTCGGAATTGAGCGAAATTAGCGCCATTGGAAATATCGacgaaacctacaacttttgtatgtACAAGATACTGAAATTCTATACAGATTGACACCAGATTTCGAATTAAGCTCGCTGCTCAGAAATTCAGACCATTGTTAAAGGTATTCAGGAACCAATCAGACTTTTGGAACTCATCTACAAACATCAAGGAACTCGTTTGGAGATAGCCTATCAGTCCAGATCACGATTTTGTGAATGGAATCGATGGATTTCACAATACCCTACCTTTTCCCCTTTCCATTCCTTTACCTTCCTCTTTCCTTATTCCTTCCCAAATTCCCTTCCCCACACTGCCCACTGGTAGCAATTCTGCACCACAAGCAGCAGGCCATTCACATATACCACAAGAAGTAGTGCAAGCGCATATGGAAAGCAAGGGAATTAAGCCATGAGGGAAATAGAAAGATGGGGTACCACACCTAAACGCGCAGCACAGCCAGTCGCAGGTTGGGGGCAGGACGTCGGCAGCACCACCAGGGCGCCGAGTTGCTGGACGGCGAGCTGCTTGACGGCGGTAGGATGGGAGCTAGATGATGATGAGAGCTGAGGAGGAGAatgggaggtggcggcgctgcaggaATAGGAGTCGGGAAAAATATCGTGATGGAGCTAGACAAGAAACAGAAAACCTAAGCCACATCCAACGGTCTAGATTGATCGACTAGCAATGAACTAACCCATTATCCAAATGTAACATGTTAGTAGTAAAATGGATTCGCTTTGACGAGCTCTACGCATCCACGGTCTCCGATCGTTCATACTACGCATCCACGGTCTCCGATCGTTCATATGACCAATGATTCAAAAGTCAACTTTTGCCCACATTAATTCACCTGGTCAAAGTTTTTTTTGGGAATATTACATTCTCTCCCCCTTCAAAAGGATTCACCTCGAATTCTTTATTTTTCAGACCAGGCATAAAAGAATTATTATAACTTAAGGAAAACTAAGATACTCACCCGAGGTGAATAATTTCGGGTACTTTTCTTGCATCTGTGACTCGAGCTCTCAAGTGGCTTCACGCTCAGTTTGATTTGTCCAAAGGACCTTCACATACTCACATACCTGAGCGTTCGATGCCGTAACACCCGCTCGGACTGTTCCAGAATTCTCACAGGACGGGCCTCGAATGTCAAGTCTTGTTCAATTGTCACCAGTTCCAAGGTTATATGGTGTTCGGGATCTCTCAAATACATCCTCAACATGGAGACATGGAACACATTATGCACAACTTTCATCGAGTGTGGTAAGTCTAAGTGGTATGCCAACCTTCCAATTCGTGCCACTATAGGAAAAGGACCAATATATCTCGGACTAAGCTTCCCTTTAGTACTAAATCTAACTGCACCCTTGGTAGGGAATACCTTGAGAAGTACTTGGTCCCCAACATGAAACTCCAAGCCTCGCCTTCGAACATCGGCATAGCTCTTTTGCTTGCTCTGAGTAGCTAGGATATGTTGTCGATCCACCGCCACCCGATCAGCAGTCCGCTGGACCCAATCTGGTCCTAAAACTGCTTTCTCACCCACTGCATCCCAGCAAAGTGGTGACCTACACTTCCTTCCATAAAGTGCTTCAAATGTTGCGCATTGAATACTAGCATGATAACTATTATTGTAAGCAAACTCAACTAGTGGCAAATGATTGTCCCAGCTGCCCTTCCAAGATAGGACACATGtcctcagcatatcttccaaggTCTGTATTGTACGCTCAGATTGACATTCCATTTGAGGGTGAAAAGCAGTGCTAAGTATCACCTCCAAGGCACTCTGTAAGCTCTCCCAAAAACTTGGAAACAAACTTAGCATCTCTATCGGAAACAATGGTATGAGGTACTCCATGCAACCTCACAATTTCTTTCATGTAATTAGGAGCCAAGTCACTCGCTAAATTTGTGGAGGGAATATGAATGAAATGTCCAACCTTACTAAGATgatccacgataacccaaatggaatctTTCCCTTCGGCGTACATGGTAAACCAACCACAAAATCCATGGCAACATCATCCCATGGAGACAAGGGAACTTCCAATGATTGCAATTTTCCAGCAGGATGCTTATGCTCAGCCTTAACTCGTTGGCATACGCCACATGAAGCCACATACCTTGCCACATCAACTTTCATTCTCTTCCACCAATAACTCTTTTTTAGATCCTGATACATCTTGTTTTCACCAGGATGTACCGTGTAAGGTGAGCAATCTGCTTCTCACAGAATATCATCCTTCACCGTAGCCTTCTGTGGGACACAAAGATGACACGAAACCGAATAGCCCCTAAAGCATCTAAAGTGAAATCACCCACTCTACCTTCACTATTACGCTTC
This genomic interval carries:
- the LOC120674748 gene encoding uncharacterized protein LOC120674748 produces the protein MKKTAFATMYGHYEFRVISFGLTNAPPYFMETMNKMEGKLHHDIFPDSYSCSAATSHSPPQLSSSSSSHPTAVKQLAVQQLGALVVLPTSCPQPATGCAARLELLPVGSVGKGIWEGIRKEEGKGMERGKGLKSSRVESDTPGSHQVFRFQLTAACIGMGSRWSARAHTFVYTCLYLNWCLEYMVKLG